The Brachionichthys hirsutus isolate HB-005 chromosome 17, CSIRO-AGI_Bhir_v1, whole genome shotgun sequence genome segment GCAGAAGCATTCATGTTTTGTGTGACATTGTCCTGCGATTGTAAGAAATGCTTATAATAAATCAGCGACTGGCAGGGATTGAGTTGATTTCTTGCGTGTTTCTTGCGTGTTTCTTGCGTGTTTCTTGCGTGTTTCTTGCGTGTCTCTTGCGTGTTTCTTGCGTGTTTCTTGCGTGTTTCTTGCGTGTCTCTTGCGTGTTTCTTGCGTGTCTCTTGCGCGTTTCCGTCCATCCTTTCTCCTGTTTATGAGACGATCGGCCGCTTTTTCCGCTTTTGCGGGTCACGCGGCGAGAGGTGCGCCTCACAGAGACATGACAgccactcacgcacgcacgcgcatgCACTATGGACCATTTTAGAGTAAATAACGCACCgattgcacgtttttggaggtgcgGAAACCGGTGAAcattcctgtcttttcctcagagccactggaGGTAAAATGTTATTTCTCGTGATTATATTAGCAAAATGTTCTAAAAGTTTGTGTAATTAATTTCAGaatcattattttaatgaaCGTGTAGTCTCTAGTTTCTTTATTAGAAagttaagattaaaaaaaaatgtatattgaaTATATCAAGAGTATATTGAATAGACTgactaaaaaaaacacttatttgataattttttttcataataattGCAGCCATTTGATGATGACTTAagtatttaattgtattttcagtttcatgaatttttaattatcaacctgatatatatattcattgaAAAAAGAGAAGTTCTGCTTCCTCTGCACTGGCACCATCATAAAGCCAACCAGTCATCCCAACTTCAGTGGTTATAGTAGAGAGAACCACCGATGGAAGAGAGGATGCAGGGAAATCctgagaaaacagaaacatcagGAAAATGTCCCTTCTAGACATGAAGATTTCAACGGATCTCCAACTATCCACATACAACACTCCTGCAGACATATTCTGGGTCTTTTAACAAAATTAACAAACCACTGGAAAgaaattctgaaaaaaaaagatcttattTTTACAGTGGAAAAAGCccaaaacaaatatcacagAGTTGGAAAATTCTGGAGTACTAAAAAACAACCGCAGTTGTAATTAAAGCTACAGAAAGTCAACTGTCATATTTTATTGAGAGTCTTCATGCTTAATCCAAGAAATTATGTTGACCCAGACAACCAATTTGGACAagctattattatttatgaacAATCTGGAAGAGATTCTCTATAGACCTCGAATTTACCTAGGCAAGAACAcggactgaaaaaaaaagaaatgcctcGGATCACCATTACTTTCTCAAGAGGGCATAAGTCAAGAAGGGAAGTGAGGACAGGAGTGGGAAAACGCCGCAAAGATAAAAGCAGGCTGACGgatgagaaaaaaagagttgttGTTCAAACTTTCCCCAGAGTCAGCCGAAAAGTGCGGAAAGGCTTTCACGAGCAGGACTACAAGTACAAACAGTGGTGGaaagaaccaatcagagacctGTAGAGACAGGCCTGTGTGAACTTCCTATCCGTATAGGATGCTGATGAAGGTCACTTGAAATGTAGGGTAGActcagacacaaaaaaaaacatcaaccatCTGATAGGCCGAGGTTACTGAGTGGAAAGATAACCTTAAATCTGAACAGTGTGGGcggagagaacccccccccccccccaaagaacaAAGAGGCCACATGAGATTGTCTGTTATGGCCTGAAGGAGATTGTCAAAGTGTGCGTGAATGTCAAAGTTCTTTTTCCAAAGGTCGAGGAGGAATTGAAGAGGTCAGACCAAATGAAACTTCTCACCagacacagagagggaggaCTTAATCCACAGAGGGTGAACGTGTTTTGAAGTCTTGTTTTGTTATGGGAGAGATTAGCACATCCTAATCCCGGCTGGTTGTGGACGCACCAAACCGCCGTTCGGTCCgtggcaccagcaccacctgttGGTCAAAGTCAGTCACTGCGATAAAACACAACCTTTGAAATGCAACattctttattaaaataaataaatacatttacacagAAAAAAACTTACTAACACTTCCTGGTCAGAATCTCCTTAACCTCCTGAGCCACGAACTCTTGCATGGCATGCCATTTTACTTTATATTGGCTATTTGGGACCTGATGAGTgtaaaactattattattattatcaagaTATTATATAAagtattattaatataatatgatTTAGTCATTATGTAGGTACTGAGAAAAATGATGACAACATTAAGAGCATTAatgttgacttttattttgcttcGGGGTTCAACGGCAACCGATTTAGTTCTGGTTTGGGTCAGTCTGATGTCACAATGACACGTAAACAAGCACAACTCAGTTGCTTTCGACTTGATAGGGAAAGCTTGGAAACattctatcaaataaatatattcatcatcatcatcatcaaagcagACTGGAGGTTGGTGCCGTGTTCTCAAACACCTGGTCATGCAGCTACGATATATGACCACCAGGAGGCTCCAAACCCCTACAAATATTTTGCAGAAATTCTAACAGGCTCAATTCTCTCTTTGTAATATTAGCAAAGTGTATTTTGTTCTAAACGTTTTTCAGTTACTTTCGATTTTATTGgatgttttaatgtatttaaatacattttgtgcagAAAAAACTACCGCCCGAACAGGGACTTGAACCCTGGACCCTCAGATTAAAAGTCTGATGCTCTACCGACTGAGCTATCCGGGCTCTGAGAAAGACACTATCGTGTTGCTTTACTAGAATTAGAACTGACTAGCCTCCATTTTACGGAACGTATTTGTTCTTCCAAAATATAATGGAATGTGTCAAAATAACACATTAACAGATGCTCGCAACGTATGCGCGCATCAATTCATAAACTGCTGCATCACAAGTTGTTTCTAACAAGTAGACGTAGCAattgatagaaaaaaaaacaaggcccCAGCGAGATTTGAACTCGCGACCCCTGGTTTACAAGACCAGTGCTCTAACCCCTGAGCTATGGAGCCCTACAAGTAGGCGAAGCCTTGAAGTCACCTATGACTGGTAAATGGGAAGGACGGGGGGCGGAGCTTAGAAGTGGTGGCGATGAAGATGCTTGAAGGACATCGTCTCCCCTACGTGGCTCCCCACGTGACCGTGTCACGTGCGtgagcacaaaaacaacaacaccgaatctgttcaaccaatcagattgcCGCAGTTCCTCTCAGCCCTGCCACACGCGCTTTGCTGCAGTAAATGGTTATCGATCGGTCAGCGCGCGTGGATCATGACAGAGATTCTGTTCGATGCTCCGAAAAAGTCCCTGAAGAGAAGCGCTAAGCGCGAATCAGCAGCCGAGGACGTCCCGGAAAGGAAGAAGGCCTGCTGGGGTATTCTGACCAGTCAAGGTCGGTACACTGCTGCGTTGTAATTAAAAGAACAGACAGATTATTATGCTGCTAAAAATGAAGTAACgttaaattaaattgtgtttatgGGCGCATACGCACTTTGATCTTTGATGCTGAACCTGTGAACTCATGACACCTTCATTCTgccttaaaggtcccatattataaaaaactcacttttctacactattatggtgattttgggtcaaaaacagctaaataaaaccATCCAGAATCAGAAATATGCACGAGGGCGAAAAGAAAAACGAATACATTCTgtaaatacagcagaatgtaaatgatcggactgcatctgttggaatgcaatttccctctgggattaataaagttttctgattcaagtcaaacaatttactttataaagctacttttGTTATTTGTTAATATTTTTGATCTGCAACAATAACGTAatcaatttaaatgaaaatacctcaaacTGAGGCTTTTCTTTGCAATTTTTCGGTGAAATCATAAAAAGGGATAAATTAGATTCAAAAAGCGACAATAAATAGCAGAAATGTTTGCAGCAGGGGAGGAGACGAAATTCACGACCACAAAATCTCTCATGCCATCCAGTGGGGGCCCTGGAGCAGAAAAGATTCCAGAGAGCCAGAGgctttaaatgtttcatgtttctctTGGTAGCTACTAACCGTGTCAGAGACAGTCACTTATACAGCTGATGCTGCTTCCAGTTAGCTAGTAAGCCCGCTGCTTGCTGTTTTTAACATTTGCAGTCTCTTACCAGGGCAGAGGGtgagcagatttatttattttttatcaccaATTGATTTAATATGTCATATTGCTACCAGTGGCTGGATGTCCCATGGGGCGATGGAGACATTGGTAAGTTGTAGATAAGatcatgtgtgtttatgtaataCTGAGCACTGAGTTGAAGATTCTGCTGCATCAGCTGAGAAAGACTCCACGACCGCTAAATATAACCACAGCAACCTGAACACCTGCTGCAGATCCTGGAGCACATGTTCCTCCTGTTCGAGCACAATCCTACCCCTGCAGGAAACAGGCAGCACATTTTGAAAGCTGCTTTACAGCTGTTTAAACTTTGTAGACTCAACATacaccacaaaaaaaataattgtcacTTACCTTtaatagcattaaaaaaaattagaaaagcactcggggtgcagacctccgccaagcagctcattcccctcgttaTTGGATttccaccgtccacatggtgatccggatcatcgtcaacaggttctaaattgttcttggcatctctatacaccaacaatgaaatataaaagtgaatcagagttgattgtatttgtaacagatttttgagtccgtaaatgtggttttcaatgttaaaattaaatgtgttttactgactccattctggatctggaaatattgaggaacacattttggagcttcattgactgcaatgttacagaaaattacaaactgatccagaatccagaatctcttctggatcatcactgaaacatcaagatccgtccagaacttttcgagttatcttgctaacggacggacggatggacaaacATCCTTACTTCTCTcaacatatttgtatttttacacaCTTCCAGAACATGCAGTGCACAGATGTCAGTTCTTGAATTCCGTTTAATGCATCAAGGAGAGTTAAGTAAACTAAGACAACCCTTGGAGAATGAAATCTGTTCAATATTTAACATTGTGTCTCTACCAGTGAGCGTCATAAACACAGTGCAGCTCAGAACCATCtcccctggtgtgtgtgtcttcagggtCGTGGGCAGACCGCTCCCCTTTACATGAAGCAGCTTCCCAGGGTCGACTGCTTGTCCTGCACACCCTGCTGGCCCAGGTAATGCCTTccatcgacacacacacacacacttttacagaGTGACATGTTGATTTGCTTATCATTCGGTTTTAGCATTATTAGCTAACCATATTCTGTATAATATTTTCACGAGACGTAAAAATGTTCAGAACATAATAAAATAGGGACCTGATTCATGAGACCTGATTGATTTTGTGCTTCCTAAAGTATCTTCTTCATTCTGCATGCAAATGATATTGAAAGACTAAATCCACAAACGTGAATTTTATTGTTCAAAAATATGAGAAATACACAatgatatataataatatttacCACAATAAATTAACTGTACCTTAAATACAGGTCTGAAAGGCTAATTCAAACAAGGTCTCTTAAACGCTGAAGTCATAATGTTGTTTGCTGTCGATTGTAGGGATATCACACTAACATTGTCACCATCGATCATGTGACCCCCCTCCATGAAGCCTGCCTGTCAGGACATGTAGCCTGTGTCCGAGCACTAATAAATGCTGGAGCAAATGTaagtattcttttttttgggggggggtgtccaacCAAAGATGTGTTAGCTCTGCTCTGCTCGTATTCATGATACGCGCATGTGTCTTTAGGTGAACGCTGCGACCATCGATGGTGCTACTCCTCTGTACAACTGTTGCACGTCTGGGAGCGTCGGTTGCatagagctgctgctgcagcatggaGCACTCGCACACATGCCGCTCGCACACTTCCCATCAGCTTTGCACGAAGCCTGCAAGAGAGgtaaatagaagaagaagaaatctttaTTCTATAGTCATTGAAACCATTTATCATGCAGTGTTTCAATCGCCATTGTATATGACTCTAGTTGTGAAGAATATAAAGAGCACGAAGGCAGAGTAGAGGACAACGTGGTAGGAAGGCGGGAGAATAAGAGTGGCGTTCAGTCACGTTTCAATCGCTATAGCACCAAATTGTGCTTGCGAATGTGCAgttgactatttttttttttaattagctgATGAATGATTCTCTCCCACATGCCCAACACGTCCACCAGGATTCATTACGATCTGTCaagtagtttttgtgtaatcctgctaagaTACAAAACAGACCAACAACTTGGCACGCGTGAAGGTATTAACAGTGAACATTCAATCAGTCCAACTTTATTCATATAGCACCCGCCAAACAAACAGCCAGATGATCTGAGGGAAAACTTCCTTGTCCATAAACCACAAGCATTTCTGATATAGTTTAATGTGATGCCTTGTaggtatttttatacattttttataaatgtatttataaataaataaaaataattttaaaaacattatgCAAACTAACAGGCAACCCATGCGGAGTCTATGTTTGTCACAGaatttttaattgtgtgtgtgtgtgtgtgtgtgtaggcaaTAGCCAGTGTGTAGAGTCCCTGCTGTCTCATGGAGCAGATCCAGACTATGAAGTGTCCCACTTGGGCTCCCCTCTGTACATGAGCtgtctacacaaacacacgaccTGCTCAGAGATTCTACTACGCAGAGGTGTGTCTTATTTCCTGAATCTTTTCACCATTACAGCTTGAATCACGTCTGTCCTGATTCAACTCTCAAATTTATGAAGTATTTTCAGgagtgtgggggtgggggtggttcAATAGTTCAATGGTTACATTGGAAGATAAGACCCCAGACATGGGATCTACATGGCGGTGGTGTTGATGGTTGAGCACAGAAGGTGGTTGATCTTGTGTTGACCAGGACACGATGTCCTCTGTTCTATTTTTTCCTGTCCTCTTCTTTTCCTTTGTGCTTACGTTCCCTATAGGAGCCCGCGTTAATGCAGGCAGAGGAGGTGACAGTCCTTTACACGCCGCTGTCAGGCAGGACAGCGCTGATCAGGTGTCACTCTTACTCGACTACGGCGCTGACGCCAACATCAGAGACAGCAACGGTCAGAGAGCTATGGAATTAGCCCGTCCTGGTGGAGACTTGCATCAGATGCTAATGACCTTTGAAGGTGCTACAACATCCTCTTCTGTCGTTTTTTTAATACTGACACTCTGaaccatgtaaaaaaaaaatgttgagcGGTTTGTCATCACGAGTAAGACGAGGtctttctatttgtcttttttagtTTCTCCACGGAGTCTCTGCCAGTTGTGCCGGATCCAGATCAGGAATCTAATTGGTCGAGCCAGACTGAAGCTCCTCCCAATCCTTCCTCTGCCTTCCATGCTCATTAACTATTTGGAGTATGCGTAGGATGACACGCACTATATGCAATACAACAACAGTGAATTCAAGCAGCCATTTGTCTAATAAATGTAGGTACACCATGCCTTCTTGTTATCCACTTTCAATTTTTAACATATCACTATGGTTTACATTTTATGGTTGAGTTTATCCACTTCACCAATATTAAGATTTCACACTATATTCATAGTATTATTGTGTTGATGCCATTGGCTTGACCTTTTCCTTTGTGTTCATTAagtcatatttttttccttgaAAGATGATTGTCTTACTGAAATTAACAGCTGATAGAGattttgaatacattttattgattaaGCACGATGTCTTTTGTGAATATTGGAATATATTTTCCATTGGTAAAGTCCTTTCAAGCGTATGTATGTTTATGTAAATACCAATAAATGATGACATGATGACGATTTACCTTCACCAAAGCAGTTCTGCAGGATTACTGCACTCAAAAAGTAAGGaatatattttaatgacatttttggGGAGAGATATGATAGGGTGGTTTGACCCAAGAGACAATCtattgtattttgtccttaataaATTGTGATATTTAGAAATGCCATAATGACCAAACATCTCTTGCGACTTTCATAGCATTTCATGAACTTGTTTAGGTGAGCCTACATGGAAATCACCAAATTGACCCCATTTGCTCTGATGACACAATATGATACAGAacagtggtaagtgctgttgcctcacagcaaggaggtcgcgggttcgaatccgacttgtggcctttctgtgaggagtttgcatgttctctgcgtgggttctctccgggttctccggcttcctcccaccaccaaaaacatgcagcttaggtggattggtgacactaaatggCCCGTAGGTCTGTGTGTTGGTggtttgtccagggtgtgccccgtctctcgcccattgactgctgagataggctccagcttggcccgcaacccgataaCAGACGAAgctgttggaaaatgaatgaatgaatattaggTGGCAGTGAGAGATTAGAAACCTCCACCTCCTATATCGCGACCATCGTAATGTGATAAACTGGGCAACGAAATATAGGCCGTTCCTAGAATTTATCCTTCTTTTTGATAGTTATTATTGAAAAACCGTAGTTCGCTCATGATGGTTTTCTTCCAGATCTGGTTTTTGGAGATGTTGCTGAATTTTCCATGTGTcctataaataaatggaaacatcCATTATAACCAGATCTGGAATATTACCTACATCACACTCTGATGTGCATGTCGTTGGTTTTATCTGAGGAATTTATCGCCTATCTTGTGACGAGGAAGAACTCCTTCGATCGACATTCCGGATCTGGATGATGAACCAGATCAGCACCAGAATCCACTGGATTCCACGTGTGCGTGTCCGCTTGACGGAGCTGCACAGTGTCAGCGGCAGCAGGTCCGGGTGACGGACTGTCAACAAGGAGCCGGGGATAACCAGAAACGAGCATTGCTCGCTGCCTTGGTGGAGCACGGATTATATATTCCTTTTACAGAAGTTTACTTTATACCCTCCTCTTCCAACTTCGGTGGCTAACTGGTCGTTAGCCCCTTTCCGGACGCCGTAGTAGCGGCTAACGTAGCTTAGCTTTTTCGGCAGCCCGGCTACCTGCGGAGAGCCTCCCAAGATGAGATTGAAAGTGGGATTTATTCTCCGAAGTCTGCTCGTCATCGGGACGTTCCTTGGTTTGGTGGTGCTCTGGTCGTCCCTGTCGCCAAAGCCCGACGATGAAAGCCCTTTCGGGAAACGTGTGAGTTGAGAGCATGTAAACCGGTCAGAGAAATCTAAACGCTAACCCACCTCAGTGCTACTGCTAGCATAACTCTAACCCAGCTAAAtacataattaattaaattgtgttatAAGGTTCTGGAAGATTTCTGACGATGACAGAACAATCGTATTTAAAGATATGCGTGTATTCatatgtaaaacaacaacatgataAACGTGAAAGTCTTTCATTTATCTGTTTGGATAGCTTTACAACCTATAATTGTCCTTTAGATCGATTAGTAATTAGCTCCTCCGTCCTTATTGATAcgttgtaaaaatataaaacagaatcCTGACTCTATAATAGCATTAATTCTCAGGGTTTGATTAACATCATATTCCTAAACCGGTCAGATTATTTTCCGGATACACATCCGCGTTGTGACGTCATTTAGTCAACCCGGAACTATGTCAGCACCTGAGCAGCATCTGAAGGATGTTGCATAACCTTACATAACCTTTTAGTTCCTGTTTGCCTATTTCATCAATTGAAAATAGTTTGCCGATCTTCCTCTTTGgctttgtggtttgttttttttgcaacagtATTCCATTTTTTAGGTTTCCATATGTATGCATTATTTTTACGTTTATTACAGTCAATTCGATGAGGAATTAAAGTTTTgcgtaatcctgcaaacaaaaaagcagcagcagagatctGGGGCTGTTCTATATATAGTTTACGTAATAGGGCATgcttattttagtttatttttttgacttGATTTGGGTCCATAACCCAAGTTCAGAATATATAACCTTAATTGCTATGGAAACCACTCATTTCCTGGCATCCTCGTGTTACTTATTAAGCAGCCCCCACAATGTCCTTGATGAGGCTAATCGTGTGCTCAGCTGCTACAGCCATTTATCAGGTGTGAATAATCTTTTCAATTGATGCGTGTAGCTGCTTTGTATTCAACCAAACGTGTTGTGTCCCGTTGCTGACTGTAAGTCATTCCAAAATAATAGCTTCCTTATTTATCAGTCCCTTCGTTGCAAAACTAAATGCAATCACTGTGTTATTATGTAATATAACACTGCATCTATGTAATACACGATACCTTCTGCTGTTTCCCTCCAAACAGGATGACACTTTGCTGCCCAAAGGAGACCTAGCGAATCAGTTTAAGCCTGTTGTGCCATGGCCACATGTGGAGGGGGTGGAAGTTGACCTGAACGCTGTCAGGCTCAAACACGGTTAGTTTTCTTTCTTGGAACTATCATATCACCCTGCTCTGATGTtatccagaagaagaagaaaaaagactcAGGTTTTTAGTGACTTCAGGAATCAAAAGTACAGATGTGAAGATGGGCAATGTTTGGCCACTCCCACGAAGCCAAAACATCCCAGATACAGACGTTGCTCTCGTACATTAATATTAGCAATGGTGGTTGCTGGGTGATTAGCAAAAGTATAGGTCAGCATCAAATTGGCTTGCGCCTAGCTTTGCTGCCGAAGAGGCTGACAGATTAGTGTGAACATTTGTTGCATCTTTGGCAGTTATTTTCTATATGACTGAATTTGTCACTACGATGGATATCTGTTGGTGCCGTTGCATAGACAAATAGAAAGTCATGACAATATGGTTAGGGCTTGAGTTTGCGCATCATTGCAATGTTTCCGTTCAGAGCTTTCTGAAACTCTGCCATCTTTCGGCAACGTGACGCGATAAAAACGTGTTTCCATagcaaggatttttttttagaattggTTTGACCTTTGTCCAATCTAATAACTGATACTGTAGGAGAGTAGATAAAGACCTAGAGAACATCCAGACAACAAGGTGCGGTTgagatgttgtgtgtgtgtatatatatatatatatatatatatacttcatGATACTCAgtacaatatttatttgtataactttatttcacaaaaacatttatttaagaagGTAAAGCAGAGTTTTATCATGTCACGTTTTAACTTTCCTTTCTAGGAGCAGCCAGGCACCCTCAGAACCCTGATCAGCAGCCGAACCAGAATCAAGTGATCCAGCAGCAATATTCGACATTCAAACCTCACACTCACGATTACACTCACCCCGTGCTGAAGAAAGGCATCCTGGGAAACTTTGAGTCCAAAGCACCTGAGCCTCCGGGGGTCCCGGGCGGTCCTGGAGAGGAAGCTAAGCCCTTTGTCCTGGGCCCAGAATACAAAGATGCCATCCAGGCTTCCATAAAAGAGTTTGGGTTCAACATGGTTGCGAGTGACATGATATCACTGGACAGATCCATCAGTGATATTCGTCATGAGGAGTGAGTTCACACAGTTTGTCACCTAAATTATTTTCTATCATTTATTTCACCAGATACCAGCGTGAGATTCTCGTTGTTGTATCCCTTCGAACATTTTGCAGATAAATCCTAAAGACGTATTTGAATCGCATGATTGCAACAGTTTAATCATCTAacatttcaggggggggggcaagtccCCACTTGAAAATGAGCAGTAGGGGAATTGGGAAAGGGCCTAAAAGCAGCCATGAGAGTGGGATCAGTACGTCTCGTTGCCAAACCACCTGATGATTCACCTGTTGTTAAGCAAACAAGCTCAAGGAACCCACGAGGGTGTAACGCAGACACACCCCACCAAACACcacaaaaagaagcagatcCTTCTCAGTGTTCTTTGTGAGTGCTCGGCTCATGTATTTTAAAACGTAGAGCATTTTAATTTCTCTGTAATTGCCACATAATAGCTTGTTgcattttgttcatttctacattttgttattattactataaataataacaaaatatttattttgttattattatcatcatcagtaaaaaaacatctttctgtggacctcccccccccccccccctccgttttCACGAAGCGGACACATTTCTGAGCGAAGGGACTCACTTTTTAATGCTGTCCTTCCTCTCCAGGTGTAAGTTCTGGCATTATGATGACAGACTGCTGACCTCCAGCGTGGTGATCGTCTTCCACAATGAAGGCTGGTCGACACTGATGCGAACCGTCCAAAGCGTCATCAAGAGGACTCCCAGACTATACTTGGCAGAGATAGTCATGATCGAT includes the following:
- the asb5b gene encoding ankyrin repeat and SOCS box protein 5b; translated protein: MTEILFDAPKKSLKRSAKRESAAEDVPERKKACWGILTSQGSWADRSPLHEAASQGRLLVLHTLLAQGYHTNIVTIDHVTPLHEACLSGHVACVRALINAGANVNAATIDGATPLYNCCTSGSVGCIELLLQHGALAHMPLAHFPSALHEACKRGNSQCVESLLSHGADPDYEVSHLGSPLYMSCLHKHTTCSEILLRRGARVNAGRGGDSPLHAAVRQDSADQVSLLLDYGADANIRDSNGQRAMELARPGGDLHQMLMTFEVSPRSLCQLCRIQIRNLIGRARLKLLPILPLPSMLINYLEYA